The Parambassis ranga chromosome 19, fParRan2.1, whole genome shotgun sequence genome contains a region encoding:
- the gprc5c gene encoding G-protein coupled receptor family C group 5 member C isoform X3, translating into MAANITPQGCGPNVDSLYYNLCDLTAVWGVVLEAVAAAGVVFSFVLFVSALATLPFLKNNYKSSVVLQAGFLLYTAGLFCLTFAFIVKKDFATCASRRFLFGVLFGGCYACLLMQSVRLNILARQNTSPQAWALCLGALGLWLVEVVINTEWLIITVVRNPQYPLSTTNETSKAAATPCNIANQDFVMSLIYVMTLILAVVVASLAIMGGKHSQWKKQGVLIFLTSLSSVGIWVAWIIMYVYGNERTGGPTWDDPTLAIALVSNAWAFIIMYSIPEICCLTNNEDSQQDYEEDLYPSRGVGYETILKEQSSQNMFMENKAFSMDEPNQGSKPVSPYSGYTGQLRSSVYQPTELALISKAIGNGHGLNRTSQW; encoded by the exons ATGGCTGCCAATATCACCCCTCAGGGCTGTGGCCCTAATGTGGATTCCCTATACTACAATCTGTGTGACCTCACTGCTGTGTGGGGCGTTGTGCTGGAGGCAGTAGCAGCGGCTGGTGTTGTCTTTTCCTTTGTGCTGTTCGTCTCTGCACTGGCCACCCTGCCGTTCCTTAAAAACAACTACAAGAGCTCAGTGGTGCTTCAAGCTGGCTTCCTGCTGTATACTGCCGGACTCTTCTGCCTGACGTTTGCCTTCATTGTAAAGAAAGACTTTGCCACCTGTGCTTCACGCCGGTTCCTCTTTGGGGTACTTTTTGGCGGTTGTTACGCTTGCCTCCTAATGCAGAGCGTGAGGCTGAACATCCTGGCCAGGCAGAACACCAGTCCTCAAGCCTGGGCCTTATGTCTGGGGGCATTGGGACTGTGGTTAGTGGAGGTGGTCATCAACACAGAGTGGCTGATCATCACAGTGGTGCGCAATCCACAATACCCACTCAGCACCACAAATGAAACTAGCAAAGCCGCAGCTACACCTTGCAACATTGCCAACCAGGACTTTGTCATGTCACTGATCTATGTGATGACCCTGATCCTGGCTGTGGTGGTGGCGAGTCTGGCCATCATGGGGGGCAAGCACTCACAGTGGAAGAAGCAAGGTGTCCTTATCTTCCTGACGAGCCTGTCATCAGTGGGTATTTGGGTGGCTTGGATCATCATGTACGTGTACGGCAATGAGCGAACCGGCGGTCCAACATGGGATGACCCCACCTTGGCCATCGCGCTAGTTTCGAATGCCTGGGCATTCATCATTATGTACTCCATTCCTGAAATTTGTTGTTTGACCAACAATGAAGATAGCCAGCAAGACTACGAAGAGGATCTGTACCCAAGCAGAGGAGTTGGCTATGAGACCATCCTTAAGGAACAGAGCTCCCAGAATATGTTCATGGAAAATAAGGCATTTTCTATGGATGAACCCAACCAAG GGTCCAAGCCCGTGTCTCCATACAGCGGCTACACCGGTCAGCTGCGTAGCTCCGTGTACCAGCCCACTGAGCTGGCTCTCATCAGCAAAGCTATTGGAAAT
- the gprc5c gene encoding G-protein coupled receptor family C group 5 member C isoform X1 — translation MAANITPQGCGPNVDSLYYNLCDLTAVWGVVLEAVAAAGVVFSFVLFVSALATLPFLKNNYKSSVVLQAGFLLYTAGLFCLTFAFIVKKDFATCASRRFLFGVLFGGCYACLLMQSVRLNILARQNTSPQAWALCLGALGLWLVEVVINTEWLIITVVRNPQYPLSTTNETSKAAATPCNIANQDFVMSLIYVMTLILAVVVASLAIMGGKHSQWKKQGVLIFLTSLSSVGIWVAWIIMYVYGNERTGGPTWDDPTLAIALVSNAWAFIIMYSIPEICCLTNNEDSQQDYEEDLYPSRGVGYETILKEQSSQNMFMENKAFSMDEPNQGSKPVSPYSGYTGQLRSSVYQPTELALISKAIGNQPPEQSFDMIIPRASAGSAANSGSSTPSTHTEAGNTAHTQTSGHGLNRTSQW, via the exons ATGGCTGCCAATATCACCCCTCAGGGCTGTGGCCCTAATGTGGATTCCCTATACTACAATCTGTGTGACCTCACTGCTGTGTGGGGCGTTGTGCTGGAGGCAGTAGCAGCGGCTGGTGTTGTCTTTTCCTTTGTGCTGTTCGTCTCTGCACTGGCCACCCTGCCGTTCCTTAAAAACAACTACAAGAGCTCAGTGGTGCTTCAAGCTGGCTTCCTGCTGTATACTGCCGGACTCTTCTGCCTGACGTTTGCCTTCATTGTAAAGAAAGACTTTGCCACCTGTGCTTCACGCCGGTTCCTCTTTGGGGTACTTTTTGGCGGTTGTTACGCTTGCCTCCTAATGCAGAGCGTGAGGCTGAACATCCTGGCCAGGCAGAACACCAGTCCTCAAGCCTGGGCCTTATGTCTGGGGGCATTGGGACTGTGGTTAGTGGAGGTGGTCATCAACACAGAGTGGCTGATCATCACAGTGGTGCGCAATCCACAATACCCACTCAGCACCACAAATGAAACTAGCAAAGCCGCAGCTACACCTTGCAACATTGCCAACCAGGACTTTGTCATGTCACTGATCTATGTGATGACCCTGATCCTGGCTGTGGTGGTGGCGAGTCTGGCCATCATGGGGGGCAAGCACTCACAGTGGAAGAAGCAAGGTGTCCTTATCTTCCTGACGAGCCTGTCATCAGTGGGTATTTGGGTGGCTTGGATCATCATGTACGTGTACGGCAATGAGCGAACCGGCGGTCCAACATGGGATGACCCCACCTTGGCCATCGCGCTAGTTTCGAATGCCTGGGCATTCATCATTATGTACTCCATTCCTGAAATTTGTTGTTTGACCAACAATGAAGATAGCCAGCAAGACTACGAAGAGGATCTGTACCCAAGCAGAGGAGTTGGCTATGAGACCATCCTTAAGGAACAGAGCTCCCAGAATATGTTCATGGAAAATAAGGCATTTTCTATGGATGAACCCAACCAAG GGTCCAAGCCCGTGTCTCCATACAGCGGCTACACCGGTCAGCTGCGTAGCTCCGTGTACCAGCCCACTGAGCTGGCTCTCATCAGCAAAGCTATTGGAAAT CAACCACCGGAGCAGTCCTTTGACATGATCATTCCCAGAGCTTCCGCCGGCTCTGCAGCTAACAGCGGGAGCAGCACACCTTCGACACACACTGAGGCCGggaacactgcacacacacagacaagc
- the gprc5c gene encoding G-protein coupled receptor family C group 5 member C isoform X2, translating to MAANITPQGCGPNVDSLYYNLCDLTAVWGVVLEAVAAAGVVFSFVLFVSALATLPFLKNNYKSSVVLQAGFLLYTAGLFCLTFAFIVKKDFATCASRRFLFGVLFGGCYACLLMQSVRLNILARQNTSPQAWALCLGALGLWLVEVVINTEWLIITVVRNPQYPLSTTNETSKAAATPCNIANQDFVMSLIYVMTLILAVVVASLAIMGGKHSQWKKQGVLIFLTSLSSVGIWVAWIIMYVYGNERTGGPTWDDPTLAIALVSNAWAFIIMYSIPEICCLTNNEDSQQDYEEDLYPSRGVGYETILKEQSSQNMFMENKAFSMDEPNQGSKPVSPYSGYTGQLRSSVYQPTELALISKAIGNQECATENKSTGKLDTVLIIATTTSSQTYKVKVRTLY from the exons ATGGCTGCCAATATCACCCCTCAGGGCTGTGGCCCTAATGTGGATTCCCTATACTACAATCTGTGTGACCTCACTGCTGTGTGGGGCGTTGTGCTGGAGGCAGTAGCAGCGGCTGGTGTTGTCTTTTCCTTTGTGCTGTTCGTCTCTGCACTGGCCACCCTGCCGTTCCTTAAAAACAACTACAAGAGCTCAGTGGTGCTTCAAGCTGGCTTCCTGCTGTATACTGCCGGACTCTTCTGCCTGACGTTTGCCTTCATTGTAAAGAAAGACTTTGCCACCTGTGCTTCACGCCGGTTCCTCTTTGGGGTACTTTTTGGCGGTTGTTACGCTTGCCTCCTAATGCAGAGCGTGAGGCTGAACATCCTGGCCAGGCAGAACACCAGTCCTCAAGCCTGGGCCTTATGTCTGGGGGCATTGGGACTGTGGTTAGTGGAGGTGGTCATCAACACAGAGTGGCTGATCATCACAGTGGTGCGCAATCCACAATACCCACTCAGCACCACAAATGAAACTAGCAAAGCCGCAGCTACACCTTGCAACATTGCCAACCAGGACTTTGTCATGTCACTGATCTATGTGATGACCCTGATCCTGGCTGTGGTGGTGGCGAGTCTGGCCATCATGGGGGGCAAGCACTCACAGTGGAAGAAGCAAGGTGTCCTTATCTTCCTGACGAGCCTGTCATCAGTGGGTATTTGGGTGGCTTGGATCATCATGTACGTGTACGGCAATGAGCGAACCGGCGGTCCAACATGGGATGACCCCACCTTGGCCATCGCGCTAGTTTCGAATGCCTGGGCATTCATCATTATGTACTCCATTCCTGAAATTTGTTGTTTGACCAACAATGAAGATAGCCAGCAAGACTACGAAGAGGATCTGTACCCAAGCAGAGGAGTTGGCTATGAGACCATCCTTAAGGAACAGAGCTCCCAGAATATGTTCATGGAAAATAAGGCATTTTCTATGGATGAACCCAACCAAG GGTCCAAGCCCGTGTCTCCATACAGCGGCTACACCGGTCAGCTGCGTAGCTCCGTGTACCAGCCCACTGAGCTGGCTCTCATCAGCAAAGCTATTGGAAAT CAGGAATGTGCAACGGAAAATAAAAGTACAGGGAAGTTAGATACTGTTCTCATAATAGCAACCACCACTTCCAGTCAAACATATAAGGTTAAGGTAAGGACTCTATATTAG